One segment of Streptomyces sp. NBC_01463 DNA contains the following:
- a CDS encoding STM4013/SEN3800 family hydrolase → MSEVVGSHDLLLVTLDTLRYDVAAELAAAGRIPHLARHLPGGVWEKRHAPGSFTFASHQAIFAGFLPTPASPGPHPRLFAARFAGSETTAERTYVFDTPDLVSGLARTGYRTVCIGGVGFFNQRAPLGSVLPGMFQEAHWEPEFGVASPTSFEAQVARAEQVVGELPAGQRLFLFVNVSALHQPNWFHRPGATRDAGDTRATHAAALEYVDAHIGRLFAAVSSRRRAFAIVCSDHGTAYGDDGYTGHRLGHESVWTVPYAHFFLEPGASAR, encoded by the coding sequence ATGAGCGAGGTCGTGGGCAGCCACGATCTGCTGCTCGTCACCCTGGACACCCTGCGGTACGACGTGGCGGCGGAGCTCGCCGCCGCCGGGCGCATCCCGCATCTGGCCCGGCATCTTCCGGGCGGCGTGTGGGAGAAGCGCCACGCCCCGGGCAGCTTCACCTTCGCCTCGCACCAGGCGATCTTCGCCGGGTTCCTGCCCACCCCCGCCTCCCCCGGCCCGCACCCCCGGCTGTTCGCCGCACGGTTCGCCGGCAGTGAGACGACGGCGGAGCGCACCTACGTCTTCGACACGCCCGATCTGGTCTCGGGCCTCGCGCGGACCGGCTATCGAACGGTGTGCATCGGCGGAGTGGGGTTCTTCAACCAACGGGCGCCACTGGGCTCGGTGCTGCCCGGAATGTTCCAGGAGGCGCACTGGGAGCCGGAGTTCGGTGTCGCCTCGCCGACCTCGTTCGAGGCCCAGGTGGCCCGCGCCGAGCAGGTGGTCGGAGAGCTCCCGGCCGGCCAGAGGCTCTTCCTCTTCGTGAACGTGTCGGCCCTGCACCAGCCGAACTGGTTCCACCGCCCGGGTGCCACCCGCGACGCGGGCGACACCCGCGCCACCCACGCCGCCGCACTGGAGTACGTGGACGCCCACATCGGGCGCCTCTTCGCCGCCGTGAGCAGTCGCCGCCGCGCCTTCGCCATCGTCTGCTCCGACCACGGCACGGCGTACGGCGACGACGGCTACACCGGTCACCGGCTCGGTCACGAGTCCGTGTGGACCGTTCCGTACGCGCACTTCTTCCTGGAACCGGGGGCCTCCGCACGATGA
- a CDS encoding STM4014 family protein: MSRSASSAPRLVVVGNPGNRRVGLFQDAVRAAGLPPARTVSWLDVLKGDAVFRAGETVRVESPGEDAEVERLLRDVDDPTRVEGSALWYARFTSAVREVARAATAAGAVLLDGPGDIAVLFDKRLCHGVLAAAGVPVPASPTSGPAAPAVRDWADVRELMADHRMPRVFVKPAHGSSASGVMALETAGPGRVRATTSVERDPAGRLYNSLRVRRCTTEREVAAIVDALAPDGLHVERWLPKASQRGRVADLRVVVVDGRATHAVVRTSRSPMTNLHLGGARGDLDEVRAAVAAAGGSWAGALAVCEQAAAAFPDTLCVGVDLLPATGWRRFAVGEVNAFGDLLPRLTGLPGSGAEGLDTYAAQVAAVLNRSRNHRVSAPS; encoded by the coding sequence TCAGCGAGTAGCGCGCCGCGCCTGGTGGTCGTCGGCAATCCCGGCAACCGCCGGGTCGGCCTCTTCCAGGACGCGGTGCGGGCCGCCGGGCTGCCGCCGGCCCGTACGGTGTCGTGGCTCGACGTCCTGAAGGGCGACGCGGTCTTCCGGGCCGGGGAGACCGTGCGTGTCGAGTCGCCTGGCGAGGACGCCGAGGTCGAGCGGCTGCTGCGCGATGTCGACGACCCGACCCGGGTGGAGGGCTCGGCCCTCTGGTACGCACGCTTCACCTCCGCCGTACGAGAGGTGGCCCGGGCGGCGACGGCCGCGGGCGCCGTCCTGCTGGACGGCCCCGGCGACATCGCGGTGCTGTTCGACAAGCGGCTGTGCCACGGTGTCCTGGCCGCGGCGGGCGTCCCCGTTCCCGCATCGCCCACATCGGGACCGGCCGCGCCCGCCGTGCGGGACTGGGCCGATGTGCGTGAGCTGATGGCGGACCACCGCATGCCGCGCGTGTTCGTGAAGCCCGCGCACGGGTCCTCCGCGTCCGGGGTGATGGCCCTGGAGACGGCCGGCCCCGGCCGGGTCCGGGCGACCACCTCGGTCGAGCGCGACCCGGCCGGCCGCCTCTACAACTCCCTCCGGGTACGCCGCTGCACGACGGAGCGCGAGGTCGCGGCGATCGTCGACGCGCTCGCGCCGGACGGTCTGCACGTCGAACGGTGGCTGCCGAAGGCCTCGCAGCGGGGCCGGGTCGCGGATCTGCGCGTCGTGGTGGTCGACGGCCGCGCCACCCATGCCGTCGTCCGCACCAGCCGCTCCCCCATGACCAATCTGCATCTCGGCGGCGCCCGCGGCGATCTGGACGAGGTGCGGGCCGCCGTCGCGGCGGCGGGCGGCAGCTGGGCCGGGGCGCTGGCCGTGTGCGAGCAGGCCGCCGCCGCCTTCCCGGACACGCTGTGCGTGGGCGTCGATCTGCTGCCCGCGACCGGCTGGCGGCGTTTCGCCGTCGGCGAGGTCAACGCCTTCGGTGATCTGCTGCCGCGGCTGACCGGTCTGCCGGGCAGCGGCGCCGAGGGCCTGGACACCTACGCGGCGCAGGTCGCCGCCGTACTGAACCGATCAAGGAACCACCGTGTCAGCGCACCGTCCTGA
- a CDS encoding peptidoglycan DD-metalloendopeptidase family protein, giving the protein MPISGKHRRPKSSTIARGVVVASAGGAVIALPLLGATGANAAEQAAPATSKSAAATHATPAKPVAKEQAGSRTYSVVSGDYLSKIAAQHKLKGGWEKLYQDNRKVVGDDPSLIFPGMKLTLGGKSAAQTSTGATTPSKAPSKAPAKTETKASTVSNSSSSDASSSKETSAPATQSDSSGYVHPVPGNHTTAYRASGASWSSGSHTGIDFPVATGTSVKAITSGTVVTAGWGGAYGNEVVIKHADGHYSQYGHMSSLSVSAGQTVTAGQQVGLSGATGNATGPHLHFEVRTGPAYGSDIDPIAYLASHGINV; this is encoded by the coding sequence ATGCCCATATCGGGTAAGCACCGCCGTCCCAAGTCCAGCACCATCGCCCGTGGCGTCGTCGTCGCGAGTGCCGGCGGAGCCGTCATCGCGCTTCCGCTGCTCGGCGCCACCGGTGCCAACGCCGCGGAGCAGGCCGCTCCCGCGACCTCGAAGTCGGCCGCCGCCACGCACGCCACCCCGGCCAAGCCGGTGGCGAAGGAGCAGGCCGGCTCCAGGACGTACTCCGTGGTCTCCGGCGACTACCTCTCGAAGATCGCCGCCCAGCACAAGCTCAAGGGCGGCTGGGAGAAGCTGTACCAGGACAACCGCAAGGTCGTCGGCGACGACCCGAGCCTGATCTTCCCGGGCATGAAGCTGACGCTCGGCGGCAAGTCCGCGGCGCAGACCTCCACCGGCGCCACCACCCCGTCGAAGGCCCCCTCCAAGGCCCCGGCGAAGACCGAGACGAAGGCCTCCACGGTCTCCAACTCGTCCTCCTCCGACGCCTCCTCCTCCAAGGAGACCTCGGCCCCGGCGACCCAGAGCGACAGCTCCGGCTACGTCCACCCGGTCCCGGGCAACCACACCACCGCCTACCGTGCCTCCGGCGCCAGCTGGTCCAGCGGCAGCCACACCGGCATCGACTTCCCCGTCGCCACCGGCACGAGCGTGAAGGCCATCACCTCCGGCACCGTCGTCACCGCCGGCTGGGGCGGCGCGTACGGCAACGAGGTCGTCATCAAGCACGCCGACGGCCACTACTCGCAGTACGGCCACATGTCCTCGCTCTCCGTCTCGGCGGGCCAGACCGTGACCGCGGGCCAGCAGGTCGGCCTCTCCGGCGCCACCGGCAACGCCACCGGCCCGCACCTCCACTTCGAGGTCCGCACGGGCCCGGCGTACGGCTCGGACATCGACCCGATCGCCTACCTGGCGTCGCACGGGATCAACGTCTGA
- a CDS encoding STM4011 family radical SAM protein, with the protein MDLTILYRGPLASCDYDCPYCPFAKRRDSREQLRADRAALERFTAWAAAQTGDRISVLFTPWGEGLVRSWYRRALVELSRLPHIRRVAIQTNLSGRTQWLAAAGAAGRDKIALWCTYHPGQTPYERFLARCGELASLGIRHSVGVVGLDGHLDEARRLRAALPDEVYLWVNAAEGHTYTDEEADRWTAVDPLFPYSRHPHRSAGLPCRTGESVISVDGDGTVRRCHFVRAELGNLYDGSYRRALGPRACPLAVCDCHIGYVHLETLPLYDVFAGGVLERIPATPPPASVPPGTPAGGPGARGD; encoded by the coding sequence ATGGACCTGACGATCCTCTACCGCGGCCCCCTCGCGTCGTGCGACTACGACTGCCCCTACTGCCCGTTCGCCAAGCGGCGTGACAGCCGGGAGCAGCTGCGGGCCGACCGGGCCGCGCTGGAGCGGTTCACGGCGTGGGCGGCGGCGCAGACCGGGGACCGGATCTCGGTGCTGTTCACACCGTGGGGCGAGGGCCTGGTGCGCTCCTGGTACCGCCGGGCACTGGTCGAGCTGTCCCGGCTGCCGCACATCCGCCGGGTGGCGATCCAGACGAACCTCAGCGGCCGTACGCAGTGGCTGGCCGCCGCGGGCGCGGCGGGCCGCGACAAGATCGCGCTCTGGTGCACGTACCACCCGGGCCAGACACCGTACGAGCGTTTCCTCGCCCGGTGCGGGGAGCTGGCGTCCCTGGGGATCCGGCACAGCGTGGGGGTGGTCGGTCTCGACGGCCATCTCGACGAGGCGCGGCGGCTGCGGGCGGCCCTGCCCGACGAGGTCTACCTCTGGGTCAACGCCGCCGAGGGGCACACCTACACGGACGAGGAGGCGGACCGGTGGACGGCGGTCGACCCGCTGTTCCCGTACAGCCGCCATCCGCACCGCTCGGCCGGTCTGCCGTGCCGGACCGGTGAGTCGGTGATCTCGGTGGACGGTGACGGCACGGTGCGCCGCTGCCATTTCGTCCGGGCCGAGCTCGGCAATCTCTACGACGGCAGCTACCGCCGGGCGCTGGGGCCGCGGGCCTGCCCGCTGGCCGTCTGCGACTGCCACATCGGCTATGTGCACCTGGAGACGCTGCCGCTGTACGACGTCTTCGCGGGCGGTGTACTGGAGCGCATACCGGCGACGCCCCCGCCGGCGTCAGTCCCCCCGGGCACCCCGGCCGGTGGTCCGGGTGCCCGGGGGGACTGA
- a CDS encoding SGNH/GDSL hydrolase family protein, translated as MADDSNNIQQGVNNRQGAIGSYAAIGDSFTEGVGDPGPDGTFVGWADRFAVLLADQLPGTGATGATGPAHGNFRYANLAVRGRLLDQIVEEQVPRARELAPDLVSFCAGGNDIIRPGTDPDDVAERFERAVAELTRSVGTVMVTTGFDTRNVPVLRHLRGKIATYTAHVRSIADRYDCPVLDLWSLRSVQDRRAWDDDRLHLSPEGHTRVALRAAQVLGLDVPADPDQAWPPQVQRGTFEVRRDDIHWAREYLVPWIGRRLRGESSGDHVGAKRPDLLPL; from the coding sequence GTGGCAGACGATTCGAACAACATCCAGCAGGGCGTCAACAACAGACAGGGCGCCATCGGGTCGTACGCGGCGATTGGCGACAGCTTCACCGAGGGAGTCGGCGACCCCGGCCCGGACGGAACGTTCGTCGGCTGGGCCGACCGGTTCGCGGTACTCCTCGCGGACCAGCTCCCGGGCACCGGCGCGACGGGCGCCACGGGCCCCGCGCACGGGAATTTCCGATACGCCAATCTCGCCGTACGAGGACGCCTCCTCGACCAGATAGTCGAGGAGCAGGTGCCGCGCGCCAGGGAACTCGCCCCCGATCTGGTGAGCTTCTGCGCGGGCGGCAACGACATCATCCGGCCGGGCACCGACCCCGACGACGTGGCCGAACGCTTCGAGCGCGCGGTCGCCGAACTGACCAGGTCGGTCGGCACCGTCATGGTCACCACCGGCTTCGACACCCGCAACGTTCCCGTGCTGCGCCATCTGCGCGGCAAGATCGCCACCTACACGGCCCATGTGCGGTCCATCGCCGACCGCTACGACTGCCCGGTCCTCGACCTCTGGTCCCTGCGCTCGGTGCAGGACCGGCGGGCCTGGGACGACGACCGGCTGCACCTGTCGCCCGAGGGACACACCCGGGTCGCGCTGCGCGCCGCCCAGGTCCTCGGCCTCGACGTGCCGGCCGACCCGGACCAGGCGTGGCCGCCGCAGGTGCAGCGCGGAACATTCGAAGTACGGCGCGACGACATCCACTGGGCGCGCGAGTACCTGGTCCCGTGGATCGGCAGGCGGTTGCGCGGCGAGTCCTCGGGGGACCACGTCGGGGCCAAGCGGCCCGACCTGCTGCCTCTCTGA
- a CDS encoding DUF6126 family protein — protein MSDSENYDPLGPGRPKNYDPQEKKMPRGLVIRLFAYLVAGHVIAGFLYLLFAVGMHNQ, from the coding sequence ATGTCCGATTCCGAGAACTACGACCCGCTCGGCCCGGGCCGGCCCAAGAACTACGACCCGCAGGAGAAGAAGATGCCCCGCGGGCTCGTCATCAGGCTCTTCGCCTATCTGGTGGCCGGGCACGTCATCGCGGGCTTCCTCTACCTGCTGTTCGCGGTGGGGATGCACAACCAGTAG
- a CDS encoding STM4012 family radical SAM protein, whose translation MTGLHTVRPYQSYVYAYPHKTAYSRLSEHPEGRPALSELWAGERKDALSLYLHIPFCEVRCGFCNLFTRIGAPDELTTRYLDALDRQASAVRDALGDEEPVRFAAAAFGGGTPTYLTAGELERLCDIAEKRMGADLRSVPLSVETSPSTATADRLAVLADRGTTRISIGVQSFVEAEARAAVRPQRRADVEKALGLIRETRIPLLNIDLIYGIDGQTGRSWRTSLDAALEWRPEELYLYPLYVRPLTGLGRLGAAGEAVADAAWDEQRLRLYRAGRDHLLSHGYEQVSMRMFRRADAPRTDGPDDYACQTDGMIGLGCGARSYTSRLHYSFDYAVEMREVRAIIDGYTATEDFSHAEVGRFTDGDEARRRHLLQSVLQAEGLHVSEYRERFGTSPHEDFPEELARFGDRGWLDAGAAAGGLLRLSPEGLAHSDALGPDLFSPAVRAAMAAYELK comes from the coding sequence ATGACCGGCCTGCACACCGTCCGCCCGTACCAGAGCTACGTCTACGCCTATCCGCACAAGACGGCGTACAGCAGACTCTCCGAGCACCCCGAGGGGCGGCCCGCGCTGAGCGAGCTGTGGGCGGGTGAGCGCAAGGACGCGCTCTCGCTCTATCTCCACATACCCTTCTGCGAGGTCCGCTGCGGCTTCTGCAACCTCTTCACCCGGATCGGCGCGCCGGACGAGCTCACCACCCGCTACCTCGACGCGCTGGACCGGCAGGCGTCGGCCGTGCGGGACGCCCTGGGCGACGAGGAACCGGTGCGCTTCGCCGCCGCCGCGTTCGGCGGCGGGACACCCACGTACCTGACGGCGGGCGAGCTGGAGCGGCTGTGCGACATCGCGGAGAAGCGCATGGGCGCCGATCTGCGCTCCGTGCCGCTGTCCGTGGAGACCTCGCCGTCGACCGCCACCGCCGACCGGCTGGCCGTCCTGGCCGACCGGGGGACGACCAGGATCAGCATCGGGGTGCAGAGCTTCGTCGAGGCCGAGGCCCGGGCGGCGGTCCGTCCGCAGCGCCGCGCCGATGTGGAGAAGGCCCTCGGACTGATCAGGGAGACCCGCATCCCGCTCCTCAACATCGACCTGATCTACGGCATCGACGGCCAGACCGGGCGCAGCTGGCGCACCTCACTGGACGCGGCCCTGGAGTGGCGGCCCGAGGAGCTGTATCTGTACCCGCTGTACGTGCGTCCGCTGACCGGTCTGGGCCGGCTCGGGGCCGCCGGGGAGGCGGTGGCGGACGCGGCCTGGGACGAGCAGCGGCTGCGGCTGTACCGGGCCGGCCGCGATCATCTCCTCTCCCACGGCTACGAGCAGGTGTCGATGCGCATGTTCCGCCGCGCGGACGCCCCGCGGACGGACGGCCCCGACGACTACGCCTGCCAGACGGACGGCATGATCGGCCTGGGCTGCGGCGCCCGTTCGTACACCTCGCGGCTGCACTACTCCTTCGACTACGCGGTGGAGATGCGCGAGGTGCGGGCGATCATCGACGGCTACACCGCCACCGAGGACTTCTCGCACGCGGAGGTGGGACGGTTCACCGACGGGGACGAGGCGCGCCGCCGTCACCTCCTGCAGTCCGTGCTGCAGGCCGAGGGGCTGCACGTGTCCGAGTACCGCGAGCGTTTCGGTACGTCGCCCCACGAGGACTTCCCCGAGGAGCTGGCGCGGTTCGGGGACCGGGGCTGGCTCGACGCGGGCGCGGCGGCCGGCGGCCTGCTGCGGCTGTCCCCCGAGGGCCTCGCCCACTCCGACGCGCTGGGCCCCGACCTCTTCTCCCCCGCCGTACGGGCCGCGATGGCCGCGTACGAGCTGAAGTGA
- a CDS encoding tyrosine-protein phosphatase, whose translation MTQQLPQTPSTEPELAGVRNFRDVGGLPTSDGRRVRFGRLYRSGHLAHATAEDAAFLGTLGLHTVFDFRNVADHKLDGLDVELPGVRNVSIPLSDPADGAEFWRMVRDGNMDELRSILADGKGTHRMVASYRRIILDRTAEHSRVLHALAEDSMPALMHCAAGKDRAGISIAVSLLAVGVEREAIEGDYLKSNDAHRRYKVTRSDTSPAGMSPEVMELLNPLFGAHPDYLAASFATIDETWGSTERYLSDGLKITPETRERLRERLLDEA comes from the coding sequence GTGACGCAGCAGCTGCCGCAGACCCCGTCGACGGAGCCCGAGCTGGCGGGTGTCCGCAATTTCCGTGACGTGGGCGGGCTGCCCACCTCGGACGGCCGCCGGGTGCGGTTCGGGCGGCTCTACCGCAGTGGCCACCTGGCGCACGCCACGGCCGAGGACGCCGCGTTCCTCGGGACCCTGGGGCTGCACACCGTCTTCGACTTCCGCAACGTCGCCGACCACAAGCTGGACGGCCTGGACGTCGAGCTGCCGGGCGTCCGCAACGTGAGCATTCCGCTCAGCGACCCGGCGGACGGCGCGGAGTTCTGGCGGATGGTGCGCGACGGCAACATGGACGAGCTGCGGTCGATCCTCGCCGACGGCAAGGGGACGCACCGCATGGTCGCCTCCTACCGCCGGATCATCCTGGACCGCACGGCCGAGCACAGCCGGGTGCTGCACGCCCTGGCCGAGGACAGCATGCCCGCCCTGATGCACTGCGCCGCGGGCAAGGACCGCGCGGGGATCTCGATCGCGGTGTCCCTGCTGGCCGTCGGCGTCGAGCGCGAGGCCATCGAGGGCGACTACCTCAAGTCCAACGACGCACACCGCCGCTACAAGGTCACCCGCAGCGACACCTCCCCCGCCGGCATGTCGCCCGAGGTGATGGAGCTGCTCAATCCGCTCTTCGGCGCCCACCCCGACTACCTGGCCGCGTCCTTCGCCACCATCGACGAGACCTGGGGCAGCACCGAGCGCTACCTCTCCGACGGCCTGAAGATCACTCCCGAGACCCGGGAGCGGCTGCGCGAGCGCCTGCTCGACGAGGCCTAG
- a CDS encoding XRE family transcriptional regulator, translated as MNPPEGGAADELPGVAPRLRDLRRSRGLTLETAAQRAGLSPAHLSRLETGRRQPSLPMLLGLARIYGTTVSELLGEVPPERDAIVRGRRFEGAEADGWMYQQAGGSGRAMQALRVRVPHGAQGDLVRVHPGEEWLYVLAGHLRVTLGETVHDLAPGDSAHFDSLTPHRIAALDHDGAELLFVHTLLQSPAAELCLGSGIHRR; from the coding sequence ATGAATCCTCCAGAAGGAGGGGCGGCCGATGAGCTGCCCGGGGTCGCACCGCGCCTGCGCGATCTGCGCCGCAGCCGTGGTCTCACCCTGGAGACCGCCGCCCAGCGGGCCGGGCTCTCGCCGGCTCACCTCTCCCGGCTCGAAACGGGCCGGCGGCAGCCCTCGCTGCCGATGCTGCTCGGTCTCGCCAGGATCTACGGTACGACGGTCTCCGAGCTGCTCGGCGAGGTCCCCCCGGAACGTGACGCGATCGTCCGCGGCCGCAGATTCGAGGGCGCCGAGGCCGACGGCTGGATGTACCAGCAGGCCGGCGGTTCCGGCCGTGCGATGCAGGCGCTGCGGGTCCGGGTCCCGCACGGCGCCCAGGGCGACCTGGTGCGCGTCCATCCCGGCGAGGAGTGGCTGTACGTCCTGGCCGGGCACCTCCGGGTGACCCTCGGGGAGACCGTGCACGACCTCGCACCCGGGGACAGCGCGCACTTCGACTCGCTCACCCCGCACCGGATCGCGGCCCTGGACCACGACGGTGCCGAGCTGCTCTTCGTCCACACCCTGCTGCAGAGCCCCGCCGCCGAGCTGTGCCTCGGCAGCGGGATCCACCGACGCTGA